The DNA region ATTAGTCGTGAAGGCGCGGTGTATTTGTATTAATCGAATTTCTCACCTAACCCCCCAACCCCCTTCCCTGACAGGGGAGGGGGAGAAGTTATAGTTGGAAATTTCCCGAATAAGATTATTGGAAAACAAAGCGATCGCGTCCCAATTTTTTGGCTCGATACAAGGCTTTGTCTGCGGCTTGAATCAAATCTTCTCTGGTATAAATTACTGAGGGGATGAGCGTAGAAATTCCCAAGCTGACGGTAACATATTTAGCCACAGAGGAGTAGGCATGAGTAAGTTTAAGATTTCTTACCCCTTCTAAGATTTTTGTAGCTACGCGCTTAGCACCTTCTGTCCCAGTTTCAGGTAAAATTAGGGCAAATTCTTCTCCACCATATCGAGCCACTAAATCTCCTGGATGCTTGGCAACAATAGATAAAGCTTGTGCCACTTTTTGCAAACAAAAGTCTCCTGCTAAATGACCGTAGTTATCGTTATAAAGTTTAAAATGATCGACATCGCACAAAATCAATGAAAGCGATTTTCCCTCATTTGTCATCCGTCGCCATTCCACATCCAAATGTTCGTCAAAACGACGACGATTAGCTAATTTCGTTAAACCATCAATCGAAGCAAGACGTTGTAATTCTCGGTTTGCACTTTCAAGTTGTTCAAACAGAGAAGCTTGCTGAATCGCGATCGCTACTTGAGTTGCTAAAGATTGCAATAAATTGATTTCTTCTCGTTCCCATTGACGAGATTGCCGACAATGATGGGCGATCAAAAGTCCCCATAATTTATCTTCTTGTAAAATTGGCAAAGCTAAGTTGGCTCTCACGTGCAGATTTGCCAAAAACTTCCGATAGCAAGGAATAAGTCGATCTCGGTAAATATCGTTTACTGTATGAATTCTTCCCTGGCGGTAAGATTGGATGTATTGTTCTCCAAAACAAGGATCGTAAATTTCCATGCCTAATGTGGGCATAATACCAGAAACCACCGACTCCACGGCAACTTTGCCACTCCAATCAGGACTAAATTGATAAATTACCACGCGATCGCTATCCAGCAACTTACGCACTTCACTAGCTGTAGTTTCGAGGATTTCTTGTAAGTTTAAAGACTGACGAATGCGTTGCGAAATAACATTAATAAGCTGTTCTCGTTGGTTTTTTTCGCGGAGAATTATTGCTGATTTTACC from Oscillatoria salina IIICB1 includes:
- a CDS encoding diguanylate cyclase domain-containing protein; protein product: MNVWYCLSKSRFEAIAFSEKRHLLQVNKSFTELFGYEAEEAKSLTVGKLVLPKFRQQLERNLDKATEMSMETVCQKKDGTNFAAEISWETIAIHGSTIQVLAIRDLSVAMRTVRSEQRSPLYLQQWVSLLYATLNSTTDGILAVCDRGDNLLFNRRFREMWSLSEAEIASADRQNKFAFLRARVKDAEKWLQEFREIESEPLASVTTLIELKDGRIFELNTQPQHLNGRIIGRVWNFHDITEMVKSAIILREKNQREQLINVISQRIRQSLNLQEILETTASEVRKLLDSDRVVIYQFSPDWSGKVAVESVVSGIMPTLGMEIYDPCFGEQYIQSYRQGRIHTVNDIYRDRLIPCYRKFLANLHVRANLALPILQEDKLWGLLIAHHCRQSRQWEREEINLLQSLATQVAIAIQQASLFEQLESANRELQRLASIDGLTKLANRRRFDEHLDVEWRRMTNEGKSLSLILCDVDHFKLYNDNYGHLAGDFCLQKVAQALSIVAKHPGDLVARYGGEEFALILPETGTEGAKRVATKILEGVRNLKLTHAYSSVAKYVTVSLGISTLIPSVIYTREDLIQAADKALYRAKKLGRDRFVFQ